The genome window GTCCACAGCATCCCACGGTCTGCAGCATCCCACATCCCACAGCATCCCAGACCCCAGGGCATCCCACATCCCACAGCATCCCACAGCCGTGGGCACCCCCGCAGCCCACCCCGCCACGCCTGTTCCCGGGCTTGGGGgtcccagggctgctccctacgtgggctggggggggggggggtcctcgGCTCCCCCCCTCCCGCAGCGCTTGGCCGGGGCTCGCGGGTAACGACACGAGTCCCATCTGGCCCCGCAGCACCGCTCTGACGTCAGGGCTCTGCCAAGTTCAAGGTCACCTCTCCCGGAGGGCCGCGGCCCCGGAGCAGGGGGGGGAACGTCGCCTGCCGGGCTGCTCCCGgcgtgtcccccccgccccccccccacacactgGGCTCCCGGCCTCCGCTCCCTGATTTATTTATCCGCGCGTGTGCCGGTTCTCTCCTTGAAGGCACGTTTGCAGAACGGGCGATTACTTACGCCCTAGTTGGGCCgggcctgcctgcctgcctgcctgcccgcccgctgcccTGGGATTTTGTCTCTCTCCAGGCTGTGGTGTAATAAGGGAGGTAATTAAGTGTAAAAGacagggggagggagggctgggagagggggaatAGGAACCCAGCTCCTTTCAGAGGCAGGGGACTGAGATAATGTATGTTAATAACCTGCAATCAGTCCTGCCGAGCTGTGCTAATATTGCTGACTGCAGCGGCTGGGcccccccaaacctgccccCGCCgcggtggggagggaggggagcgcCAGAAGAAAAGCTCAGCCTTTCTCCTCCGCTGCGGCCGGGTTTGTGCCTTCCTGAGCAGCTGTATGGAAATAATTCCCATTGGAGGCGATTGTTTCCCTGGcgaggggacgggggggggggccgcgggtGTCCGGTGGGCGAGGGTCTTTGGGGGCTCCCAAGGGCAGGAGCATCCTCTCGGGGTGCAGGGGGAGAGAGGCCAGCTCCCGGTCTCCCTGCAAGGGCCATGGGATGCATCCCGCTCCCGGGATGAGACAAGCCACCCCACGGTGCCCCCACACCTCCCACCGGTCCTCAGCCtcccccctcctgctcctcGTCCCCCACGGGGCCGGATCCTGGACGCTGTGGGCTCAGCCAGGAGCTGCCGGGGGGATGCCCGGTGGTGCCGAGGGGCAAAGCCCGCTACCCTCGCTCCTGCCCTCTCCGCTGCCTCGGCcacgggacccccccccagcaccgccGGCTCGGGGGGCTGCCGGCCATTAGCTATTCCAGCCGCGTCCTTCCCGGAGGCGGCCGGGCAGCAGCCGGAGCCCCGAAGTGGCTCCAATCCGTGGCTTTGAGGCACGACAGGCACGGGTCTGGCGCTGCCGCCGGCTCTGGGAGCAGATTGCCAGACAAAGGGCCGGGGACAAAGGCCCGGCTGCCTCGTGCCCCGGGGAAGGGGCGCAGGCGGGTGCGGGATGTGGGTGCTGGCCTGGCCCTGGGGCTGCTGTTGCCCCTTGAGCCCCCGTGCCCACCGTGCCCCGGTGTCCACCCAGCCCCCACCCTGGCTGGCACAGCCGGGGCGCAGTTGGGTACCAGgtggcacagccctggcactGGTTCCGTGCCATCCCTCCAACCGGCACCGTGCCCGGCACCGCTCCGGGTGCGGGGCTGTGCTGCGGCCGCTTTCTGGCTCTGCACCCCCAGTGCTGCCCGTCTCAGGGTGCAGCGGGGCTGAGATGGGGTGCTGTGCTGTGGGGCACAGGGCCatggggagggagcagaaaaCACGGATGAGGCCACAGCAGAGGATGGCAAATGTCGGGCAGGTCCCCCCAGTCCcaccgtgcctcagtttccccagctgctATCGGGGCCCTTGTGAAAGCCCCTCACCCTGTCTCCCCCCCACAGTCCCTCTCCCCAcggccagggcagggcaggctccggcacagccctgcccaAGCCGCCTTTgtccccgctccccgcagcTGGCTGCAAACCCACCGTCCCGGGGGGGCAGCTGCCGCCTCCACCACGGCACGGGGCCGGGAACGCCGCCGGTGCTGCCGGGtgcagctggggctgtgccCACCCGTGgggtcccggggcggggggggctttGGGGCACGATGCCAAATGGAGCCAGACCCTCCAGGGGAAGGGATGGGACGTGGCCCAGCCGAGCAGTACCCAGGTGGGGggcacaggcacaggcagcCCCTCCACGCCTGCCGGCGcgggcagcagggaggctgaGGGCTGAGCAAACACCTTCTATTGCTTTGAACGCAATGGAGACATCCCGCACCCGGACTGGAGACAAAGCCACGGAGCTGCTCCTGCCCGGTGACCTGGCGAAGCCCAGCGGGGAGACATGCCCGCAGCCGCCCCGGTCCCAGCAACGCTTCCTGGCTCCGCGGCCCTCGCTGTTTTTCGGGGCGCATGCTGGCAAGAGGGGCTGTCCAGGGGTGCCTGCCCCACTCATGCCGGGCACTGCAGGCTGCAGTAGTCAGCGGATTTGAAGAAGCCGTAGACATTCACGAGGGGGAACATGAGCAGGGCCCCGAGGAGGGAGCCCAGCTGCTCTACTGCCCCGTACCACACCAGCGCGCTGCGGCTGCGGCTCCGCAGGATCACCCCGGCCATCACCTTCACGTAGGAGAGCGTCCCGGTGAAGAGCACCCAGGAGAGGACCTGGCAGCGCAGGGGGGGAGAGTGGTCAGCAGGGCCGGGGGGGTGTTCCCCACCATGGGGACGGGGGACATCGTGgtgaggctggagctgggggtggCCCCAGAAACCTCCCCGGGTGAGAGGGACCCCGTGACTTACGATGGTGGCATCGCCCCACTGGGactgctggaggagagggcagggacTCATCACCGCGATGGCCATGTTGTAGGCGCCAAAGCCTGTCCCCGCCATGGTGAGGGTgcccagcagggccagggacCTGCAAGGGACACGCGAGTGACACCGGGGAACGCTGCCAGACTGTCCCTGGTGAGGGGCACAGACCGGGGGCACAGGCTGACCGGCTCCATGCCAGCTCCATCCTCCTTCCGCGGGGTGtctctgctgccagggcacggGCACCCCACAGACCCTCTCCCACCCGGCGCCTTGTCCGTCCCACCCCCCCCTTCTTGCCGTTCTTGGGGCAGAAGCCCCTGGGGCTCACCCCACCGcggcccccagcaccccactaCCCACCTGCCAGGCAGGACCATGGCCACGATGCAGGCGAGGGGGTTGGCCATGGAGCTGAGCGTGGCCGCGAGGTGGTAGGCGGTGTTGCCGTAGGGCAGGCAGGAGTAGGACTGCACCGATGGCAGGACCCCATTCGTCAGAGCGCTCACCCAAGCGATGAGGAGGTAGATGAAGGTGAGTTTGGCCAGGGGGTAGGAGACCTTCTGCGGCAGGATGTTCCTGGGCCCCTTGGCATCCTTCGGGCATGGGCAGCCTCCGCTCAGCCGCGAGCCAGCTCCCTCGTTGGGGATCTGGTCAAATGAGCTCAGCATGATGCTGCTGggaaacagctgctgctgggagagctcCCACACCTTGGGCTGCCTGGCGAGGAAGAAGAAGGCCAGCAAGCAGGCCAGCATCATTACAGTcatgagaaggaagaagaggtgggTGGAGAAGTTGGCTGGGAGGTAGCGGGTTTCCAGCTGGAAGACGGTGCTCTCCACGGTCTCGTTGCCGGTGGTGAAGTTGACCACGTGGGTGACGTTGGTGCAGCTGGAGATGCCAGAGCCCTGGCCCAGGGCGATGAGAGCGGGGATCAGCCCGCTGAGCCCTTCGCCTATGAAGAAGGTGGTCAGGTactggggctgcagctgcatcATGAAGGGCAGGAAGGTGACGGAGGAGGTGCAGTCCACCAGGGCCAGGAAGAAGGTGAGGATCAGGAAGGCGGTGCTGTGGGGCCTCCCGGCGATGGGGGACGTGTAGTTCCAGAGGAAGGCCAGCAGCAAGCAGGCCACGACACCCACGGACACGACCACGTAGATAACAGCCACCTCCTTCAGCAAGCCGGGCCGAAAACGGTGCATGAGGGTGACGAAGAGCGGCCCCACGTTGGCCATCTGGATGATGATGGTGATGTAGGAGGGCAGGTC of Aquila chrysaetos chrysaetos chromosome 3, bAquChr1.4, whole genome shotgun sequence contains these proteins:
- the SLC52A3 gene encoding solute carrier family 52, riboflavin transporter, member 3, which codes for MTLLTHLLACTFGTGSWVAINGLWVELPLLVTVLPEQWDLPSYITIIIQMANVGPLFVTLMHRFRPGLLKEVAVIYVVVSVGVVACLLLAFLWNYTSPIAGRPHSTAFLILTFFLALVDCTSSVTFLPFMMQLQPQYLTTFFIGEGLSGLIPALIALGQGSGISSCTNVTHVVNFTTGNETVESTVFQLETRYLPANFSTHLFFLLMTVMMLACLLAFFFLARQPKVWELSQQQLFPSSIMLSSFDQIPNEGAGSRLSGGCPCPKDAKGPRNILPQKVSYPLAKLTFIYLLIAWVSALTNGVLPSVQSYSCLPYGNTAYHLAATLSSMANPLACIVAMVLPGRSLALLGTLTMAGTGFGAYNMAIAVMSPCPLLQQSQWGDATIVLSWVLFTGTLSYVKVMAGVILRSRSRSALVWYGAVEQLGSLLGALLMFPLVNVYGFFKSADYCSLQCPA